One Streptomyces sp. P9-A2 DNA window includes the following coding sequences:
- a CDS encoding ATP-binding protein, whose translation MTSPLLPGERPTPRSLLPVPLITLVLSAVGVVTAVLLGPEPARGAVGTTGTVAALLLCAAVTWATHSVLSARALRRRLETANLDVDRLIQERTRQAEEARRQHERLTGELTRERARLSAELDQERARLAQSLAAERDRLNEQHAITTERLAQEHTAERARLIDDHTAERARLTEQHAAEIARLTDDHTASLARIADEHASALSRIADEHAGELRRRDEEHASRTSTLDQEHTAERDRLGQVRDRLSEERDRLSRDRDRHIDENARLAVRLRESNSSRAAALSATANVAGRMQALSTGMLADLRAMEEKHHDEEVLADLLHLDHRTAQAGRLADSVAILTGARSGRRWARPIGMESILRGAMGRISGYQRIRVHSASDIAVAGHAAEGVMHAVAELLDNAANFSPPTAEVHVYVEEVPAGVIVSVEDSGLVMGEAQLRRAERAVSGEATELGGLTGTRLGLAVVGRLARRYGLTVSYRPSARGGTGVLILVPQDILVPPDASRTPSAVAAAPSSRSSSVPAAPAAPTTTPARSAPSAPSASAGPSGETVPGGKTAGKTTGKTPATAPDEPSGSMLPRRRGNRPADSTADSAAESTSGGTAPEPSRGIPSGAIPAPRNPAPRTTSGTTPTVRTTDHSYAASRAGADGLDPDPVPAHDSAGRGTETPPLNLPRRRRGRTLAEAERTRDTSRADAPPMAPPTAEETKARAARFSSFRQAVRATAAEPAPDLATDPVTDPATDATADPTTDNTAAGPTADAAAGPGDTAGTPNGDAEAITSTPTPTPATPEGDTTS comes from the coding sequence ATGACCTCCCCCCTGCTCCCCGGCGAACGCCCCACCCCCCGCAGCCTGTTGCCCGTTCCCCTGATCACCCTGGTGCTCTCCGCGGTCGGGGTCGTCACCGCGGTGCTGCTGGGACCGGAACCCGCACGCGGCGCCGTCGGGACGACCGGGACGGTGGCGGCCCTGCTGCTGTGTGCGGCCGTCACCTGGGCCACCCACTCCGTCCTGTCCGCGCGGGCGCTCCGCAGGCGGCTGGAGACGGCCAACCTGGACGTCGACCGGCTGATCCAGGAACGCACCCGGCAGGCGGAGGAGGCCCGCCGCCAGCACGAGCGGCTGACCGGCGAACTCACCCGGGAACGGGCCCGCCTGTCGGCCGAGCTGGACCAGGAGCGGGCCCGCCTCGCCCAGTCCCTGGCGGCGGAACGCGATCGCCTCAACGAACAACACGCCATCACCACCGAACGGTTGGCGCAGGAACACACCGCCGAACGGGCCCGGCTCATCGACGACCACACCGCCGAACGGGCCCGGCTCACCGAGCAGCACGCCGCCGAGATCGCCCGCCTCACGGACGACCACACGGCCTCGCTCGCCCGGATCGCCGACGAGCACGCCTCCGCACTCTCCCGGATCGCCGACGAGCACGCCGGGGAACTGCGCCGACGCGACGAGGAACACGCCTCCCGCACCAGCACGTTGGACCAGGAGCACACCGCCGAGCGCGACCGGCTCGGCCAGGTGCGCGACCGGCTGAGCGAGGAACGGGACCGGCTGTCCCGGGACCGGGACCGGCACATCGACGAGAACGCCCGGCTGGCCGTCCGGCTGCGCGAGTCCAACAGCTCCCGCGCGGCGGCGCTTTCCGCGACCGCCAACGTCGCCGGCCGTATGCAGGCCCTGTCCACCGGCATGCTCGCGGACCTGCGCGCGATGGAGGAGAAGCATCACGACGAGGAGGTCCTCGCGGATCTCCTCCACCTCGACCACCGCACCGCGCAGGCGGGCAGGCTCGCCGACTCCGTCGCCATCCTCACCGGCGCCCGTTCGGGCCGTCGTTGGGCCAGGCCGATCGGCATGGAGTCGATCCTGCGCGGCGCCATGGGCCGGATCAGCGGCTACCAGCGCATCCGCGTCCACTCCGCGAGCGACATCGCCGTCGCCGGGCACGCCGCCGAGGGCGTGATGCACGCGGTCGCCGAACTCCTCGACAACGCGGCCAACTTCTCGCCGCCGACCGCCGAGGTGCACGTCTACGTCGAGGAGGTGCCGGCCGGGGTCATCGTGTCCGTCGAGGACAGCGGGCTCGTCATGGGTGAGGCCCAGCTGCGGCGCGCCGAGCGGGCGGTCTCCGGTGAGGCCACCGAGCTCGGCGGCCTCACCGGTACCCGGCTCGGACTCGCCGTGGTGGGCCGGCTGGCCCGGCGGTACGGCCTCACGGTCTCCTACCGGCCCTCGGCCCGCGGCGGCACGGGCGTCCTCATACTCGTCCCGCAGGACATCCTCGTACCGCCGGACGCTTCCAGGACGCCGTCCGCCGTCGCCGCCGCCCCGTCCTCCCGCTCCTCGTCCGTCCCGGCCGCACCGGCGGCTCCCACCACGACACCGGCGCGGTCCGCGCCGTCCGCGCCGTCCGCTTCGGCCGGACCGTCCGGAGAGACCGTGCCGGGCGGGAAGACAGCCGGAAAGACGACCGGGAAGACCCCGGCGACGGCGCCGGACGAACCGTCGGGATCGATGCTGCCCCGCCGTCGCGGCAACCGCCCGGCCGACAGCACAGCCGACAGCGCGGCCGAGAGCACTAGCGGCGGCACGGCCCCGGAGCCGAGCCGCGGCATCCCGTCCGGCGCGATCCCGGCACCACGGAACCCGGCCCCGCGCACCACCTCCGGCACGACGCCCACGGTGAGGACCACGGACCACTCGTACGCGGCGTCCCGCGCCGGAGCCGACGGCCTCGACCCCGACCCGGTGCCCGCGCACGATTCCGCCGGCCGGGGCACGGAAACGCCCCCGCTGAACCTCCCCCGCCGCCGTCGCGGCCGGACCCTGGCCGAGGCCGAGCGCACCCGCGACACCAGCCGTGCCGACGCCCCGCCCATGGCCCCGCCCACCGCCGAGGAGACGAAGGCCCGCGCGGCCCGCTTCAGCAGCTTCCGCCAGGCCGTACGCGCCACCGCCGCGGAACCGGCCCCGGACCTCGCGACAGACCCCGTGACAGACCCCGCGACAGACGCGACTGCAGACCCCACGACAGACAACACGGCCGCAGGCCCGACCGCAGACGCGGCCGCAGGCCCCGGAGATACCGCGGGCACCCCGAACGGGGACGCCGAAGCGATCACCTCCACCCCCACCCCCACTCCCGCAACACCGGAAGGCGACACCACCTCATGA
- a CDS encoding roadblock/LC7 domain-containing protein, producing the protein MTGTTTADEKLTWLIEGLLERTPGARHALVLSRDGLKLCRTPELSADQADQLAAIAAGIQSLSHGASVEFGDGSGGVRSAMTEFYGGVLFIVEAGQGAHLAVVTSEDADAGLIGHNMSELVEQLGEHLTAPPRSA; encoded by the coding sequence ATGACCGGCACGACGACCGCCGACGAGAAGCTCACCTGGCTGATAGAGGGCCTGCTGGAGCGCACCCCGGGCGCGCGGCACGCGCTCGTGCTGTCCAGGGACGGCCTGAAACTGTGCCGCACCCCCGAACTCTCCGCCGACCAGGCCGACCAGCTCGCCGCGATCGCCGCGGGCATCCAGTCGCTGTCGCACGGCGCGTCCGTGGAGTTCGGCGACGGCAGCGGAGGCGTCCGCTCGGCGATGACCGAGTTCTACGGGGGCGTGCTGTTCATCGTGGAGGCCGGCCAGGGCGCGCACCTGGCCGTGGTCACCAGTGAGGACGCCGACGCCGGGCTCATCGGGCACAACATGAGCGAGCTCGTGGAGCAGCTCGGGGAGCACCTGACCGCTCCGCCGCGCTCCGCATGA
- a CDS encoding DUF742 domain-containing protein — MSRPGRDDSPDRLYTLTGGRSRSGPDNPFDLVTLVVAECDPVPGMQSEHAAILRLTERPTAVVEIAAELRLPVSITRILLADLQASGRVSARHPRKTAVPDPDILEQVLVGLRNL, encoded by the coding sequence ATGAGCAGGCCGGGCAGGGACGACTCCCCGGACCGCCTCTACACCCTCACCGGCGGGCGCAGCCGGTCCGGGCCCGACAACCCCTTCGACCTGGTCACGCTGGTCGTCGCCGAGTGCGATCCGGTGCCCGGCATGCAGTCCGAGCACGCCGCGATCCTGCGGCTGACCGAACGACCCACGGCGGTCGTGGAGATCGCGGCCGAGCTGAGACTGCCGGTGAGCATCACCCGCATCCTGCTCGCCGACCTCCAGGCGTCGGGCCGCGTCAGCGCCCGGCACCCGCGCAAGACCGCCGTACCCGACCCCGACATCCTGGAGCAGGTGCTCGTTGGACTCCGCAACCTCTGA
- a CDS encoding GTP-binding protein — MDSATSDTRTPLGASADNGLKIVVVGGFGAGKTTMVRSVSEIRPLNTEETMTQAGEAVDDLSGVHGKTSTTVAFDFGRITLDSHNVLYLFGAPGQERFWFLWDRLFSGTLGAVVLVDTRRIDDSWYAIDRLEKHGTPFIVACNDFGGPTFAPEQVREALDLDPHVPLVTCDARSRESSKLVLITLVEHIQTLYADPARAPRQELV, encoded by the coding sequence TTGGACTCCGCAACCTCTGACACGCGTACACCACTGGGCGCGTCGGCCGACAACGGCCTCAAGATCGTGGTCGTGGGCGGCTTCGGCGCCGGCAAGACGACAATGGTCCGCTCGGTGAGCGAGATACGTCCCCTCAACACCGAGGAGACGATGACCCAGGCCGGCGAGGCCGTCGACGACCTCAGCGGGGTGCACGGCAAGACCTCGACGACCGTGGCCTTCGACTTCGGCCGCATCACCCTGGACAGCCACAACGTGCTGTACCTGTTCGGGGCGCCCGGCCAGGAACGCTTCTGGTTCCTGTGGGACCGGCTGTTCTCCGGCACCCTGGGCGCGGTCGTCCTGGTCGACACCCGGCGCATCGACGACTCCTGGTACGCCATCGACCGGCTGGAGAAGCACGGCACGCCGTTCATCGTGGCCTGCAACGACTTCGGCGGCCCCACCTTCGCGCCGGAACAGGTCCGTGAGGCCCTCGACCTCGATCCGCACGTCCCGCTGGTCACCTGTGACGCGCGTTCCCGGGAGTCCAGCAAGCTGGTGCTGATCACACTGGTGGAGCACATCCAGACCCTCTACGCCGACCCGGCCCGAGCCCCCCGTCAGGAGCTGGTGTGA